Proteins encoded in a region of the Chryseobacterium piperi genome:
- a CDS encoding CHC2 zinc finger domain-containing protein yields the protein MEISAIKERLSLSEVLQYYNLQPQNNMLKCFMHDDKTASLQVNLEKNFYKCHSCGKTGDVIQFIEDYEKLTKHEAIKKAQSLISSEMSIIKNPTKEKNNHLSDTDFLENTFSYFRKALYCSVPAKQYIEKRNLDNSILEIGYNSGQFHHGERKSEELISNALEVGLLQDKGLVNNRTGEKGYSIFANKCIAFPLKNKENEIVSFYFRAIVENKNGKHFYLKNRSGIYPGYPKAETKKLILTEAIIDCASLLQIKEIRDNYSVISCFGTNGLNEEILTAIKELKELEEIIFCFDNDDAGKKAVKKYAEEFKSYKVSTVELPNNDINETLQLHDESIFKELLEKRKDIFLSTEKIKVTVEKSAESAPSAREPKAEPKTAVDFLQQKELLTSLNQLIEKAGIIGEENSRLLLFLITISYLNRSPLHGIVQGSSGSGKTHIISRIADMMPQEDVLRFTRITESSLYNWGEFDLFQKIIIIEDLDGLKEDALYALREFISNQVLRSSVTIKDKKGNNKSSHKIVKGQFSSLSATTKGELYEDNMNRSFIVAVNESEEQTEKIISYQNRRNAGEINKNGEEKAVGFIQKIIRNLKHYEVINPYATQIQLPSNVKNKRRLNEMFQSIIKQITLLYQYQREIKNDYLITEIEDIENAVEILFESIILKIDELDGSLRQFFEKLKKAFKEDQFSRFDAMEITGFKKTQLQFYLNELVRLEYLKQIGFANKGFKYKISYNDNIQRVRKELKESFTKQLEQLKLNAIER from the coding sequence ATGGAAATCTCCGCTATCAAAGAACGTTTAAGTTTATCAGAGGTTCTACAGTATTACAACTTGCAACCCCAAAATAATATGCTTAAATGTTTTATGCACGATGATAAAACGGCAAGTCTTCAGGTGAATCTGGAAAAGAACTTTTACAAATGCCACAGTTGTGGAAAAACCGGCGATGTTATCCAGTTTATAGAAGATTACGAAAAGCTAACGAAACATGAAGCGATAAAGAAAGCACAAAGTTTAATCAGTTCTGAAATGTCAATTATAAAAAATCCTACAAAAGAAAAAAATAATCATTTGTCCGACACGGACTTTTTAGAAAACACATTTAGTTATTTTAGGAAAGCTTTGTATTGTAGCGTTCCTGCAAAACAATATATTGAGAAAAGGAATCTTGACAACTCCATTTTAGAGATTGGTTACAACAGCGGTCAGTTCCATCACGGAGAAAGGAAAAGCGAAGAATTAATCAGCAATGCTTTGGAAGTTGGATTATTACAGGATAAAGGACTTGTCAACAACAGAACAGGAGAAAAAGGCTACAGTATTTTTGCGAATAAGTGTATTGCTTTTCCTTTGAAGAATAAAGAAAATGAAATCGTAAGCTTTTATTTTAGAGCAATCGTAGAGAACAAAAACGGAAAACATTTTTATCTGAAGAATCGTTCCGGAATTTATCCGGGATATCCAAAAGCAGAAACTAAAAAACTGATATTAACAGAAGCAATTATCGATTGTGCGAGCTTGCTTCAGATAAAAGAAATACGGGACAATTACAGTGTAATAAGTTGCTTTGGAACAAACGGATTGAATGAAGAAATTTTAACAGCCATCAAAGAACTCAAAGAATTAGAGGAAATTATTTTTTGTTTTGATAATGACGATGCAGGAAAGAAAGCCGTTAAGAAATATGCAGAAGAATTTAAGAGTTACAAAGTATCAACGGTAGAACTTCCGAACAATGATATAAATGAGACATTACAGTTACACGATGAAAGTATTTTTAAAGAACTGTTAGAAAAAAGAAAAGATATTTTTCTTTCAACTGAAAAAATAAAAGTTACTGTAGAGAAATCTGCGGAATCTGCGCCATCAGCGAGAGAACCAAAAGCAGAACCGAAAACAGCAGTAGATTTTTTACAGCAAAAAGAATTATTAACATCCTTAAATCAGCTCATAGAAAAAGCCGGAATTATCGGCGAAGAAAACAGCAGACTCCTTTTATTTTTAATCACGATCAGTTATTTAAACAGAAGTCCGTTACACGGAATTGTACAGGGAAGTTCAGGAAGCGGAAAAACGCACATTATCAGCAGAATTGCAGACATGATGCCACAGGAAGATGTGTTGAGATTTACAAGAATTACAGAATCAAGTTTGTATAATTGGGGCGAGTTCGATCTGTTCCAAAAGATCATTATCATTGAAGATTTAGACGGTTTAAAGGAAGATGCATTGTATGCGTTGAGAGAATTTATCAGCAACCAGGTTTTAAGAAGTTCGGTTACTATTAAGGATAAAAAGGGAAATAATAAATCGAGTCATAAGATCGTAAAAGGTCAGTTTAGCAGTTTATCGGCAACAACAAAAGGAGAATTGTATGAGGATAATATGAACCGCAGCTTTATTGTAGCAGTCAACGAAAGCGAGGAACAGACAGAGAAAATCATCAGTTATCAGAACCGCAGAAATGCCGGAGAAATTAATAAAAACGGAGAAGAGAAGGCTGTTGGCTTTATACAAAAAATCATCAGGAATTTAAAACATTATGAGGTTATCAATCCATATGCGACACAAATACAATTGCCTAGTAATGTAAAGAATAAGAGACGATTAAATGAAATGTTTCAAAGTATTATCAAGCAAATTACACTTTTGTATCAATATCAGAGAGAAATAAAAAACGATTATTTAATTACTGAGATTGAAGATATCGAGAACGCTGTAGAAATACTATTTGAGAGTATTATTTTAAAGATTGACGAGCTAGACGGAAGTTTAAGGCAGTTCTTTGAAAAGTTGAAAAAAGCCTTTAAAGAAGATCAGTTCTCAAGGTTTGATGCAATGGAAATTACAGGATTTAAAAAGACACAATTACAGTTTTATCTGAACGAATTGGTAAGACTAGAATATTTAAAGCAAATCGGTTTTGCGAATAAAGGATTTAAATATAAAATCTCATATAACGATAATATACAGAGAGTTAGAAAAGAATTGAAAGAATCTTTTACAAAGCAATTGGAACAATTAAAATTGAACGCTATCGAACGCTAA
- a CDS encoding tyrosine-type recombinase/integrase has protein sequence MENFKRYLELRNYQKRNVIKILSMVQEYRNYIERGNLPTEYINYLKQRKHKTQPHKNLNVSTINNHLFALKIYKNYQKEILQKETNLIICRSFKTDLATIEVLSPEEVQILFESTINTRDKAVLASLYYLGLRIGEAAELLFEDVDLKDGKVLVRKSKTGYQREVPIHSKATEIFEEYLKIREHKGDCFLQGQKGNLTPSGIEFIIEKLAKKSKIKKRIYPHLLRHSIATHLLKNGMELIKVSRFLGHRSLESTQIYTHI, from the coding sequence ATGGAAAACTTCAAGAGATATTTAGAACTCAGGAATTATCAGAAAAGGAATGTTATCAAGATTTTATCAATGGTTCAGGAGTATAGAAATTATATAGAAAGAGGAAATCTTCCAACAGAATATATTAATTATTTAAAGCAGAGAAAACACAAAACTCAACCTCATAAAAACCTTAATGTAAGTACCATAAACAATCATCTTTTTGCACTTAAAATCTATAAAAATTATCAGAAAGAAATCCTGCAGAAAGAAACGAATCTTATCATCTGCAGAAGTTTTAAAACTGATCTTGCAACAATAGAAGTCCTTAGTCCGGAGGAAGTACAGATCCTATTTGAAAGTACGATAAATACAAGAGATAAAGCTGTTTTAGCAAGCTTATATTATTTAGGATTAAGAATCGGAGAAGCCGCCGAATTACTATTCGAAGATGTAGATTTAAAAGACGGAAAAGTTCTGGTAAGAAAATCGAAAACAGGATATCAGAGAGAAGTTCCCATACACAGCAAAGCAACAGAAATTTTTGAAGAATATCTAAAAATAAGAGAGCATAAAGGAGATTGTTTTTTACAAGGGCAAAAAGGAAATTTAACCCCTTCAGGAATAGAATTTATTATAGAAAAGCTCGCCAAAAAAAGTAAAATAAAAAAGAGAATCTATCCACATTTATTACGACACAGTATTGCTACTCATTTATTAAAAAACGGAATGGAACTTATAAAGGTCAGCAGATTTTTAGGGCATAGAAGTTTGGAAAGCACACAGATATACACCCATATATAG
- a CDS encoding tyrosine-type recombinase/integrase, translating to MKEFIHYLRDQYHSTEKTLIEKEKQIVLWKKLCSRKQNFDRITTQELLKIIELQQKKYQLNTINTQIRSIEQYFEYLQFTGKRKDHPLKNFRIKTPKKALITGFLSEEELRDIEKNFKERKYKRGQFDLFGKRNQIILGLIIYQGLNTGSLRELKVRDIDLEKGMIRVPEATENRVKERILPLEAPQILELYKYITETRTELLQISKTVKETEKLFITSENTRFSSITKQIRKQINIQSLQQIRNSRINLWLKQYNLREVQYKAGFRYLRSLEYFNQTELENLKQELEKYVS from the coding sequence ATGAAAGAGTTTATCCATTATCTGAGGGATCAATATCACTCCACAGAAAAGACGCTTATAGAAAAAGAAAAACAGATTGTATTATGGAAAAAGTTATGTTCCAGGAAACAGAATTTTGACAGAATAACGACTCAGGAATTATTAAAAATTATAGAATTACAACAGAAAAAATATCAATTAAATACGATCAACACTCAGATCAGAAGTATAGAACAATACTTTGAATATTTACAGTTTACAGGAAAAAGAAAAGATCATCCGCTAAAGAATTTTAGAATAAAAACACCAAAGAAAGCTTTAATTACAGGGTTTTTAAGTGAAGAGGAATTACGGGATATAGAGAAGAATTTTAAAGAAAGAAAATATAAAAGAGGACAGTTTGATTTATTTGGAAAAAGGAATCAGATTATATTAGGACTCATAATTTATCAAGGCTTAAATACAGGGAGTTTAAGAGAATTAAAAGTAAGAGATATTGATCTGGAAAAAGGAATGATCAGAGTTCCGGAAGCTACAGAAAACCGTGTAAAAGAAAGAATTTTACCATTAGAAGCTCCGCAGATTTTAGAACTTTATAAATACATTACAGAAACAAGAACGGAATTATTACAGATATCAAAAACCGTAAAAGAAACCGAAAAGCTTTTTATTACAAGCGAAAACACAAGATTTAGCAGCATTACAAAACAGATTCGGAAACAAATTAATATTCAGAGTTTACAGCAGATCAGAAACAGCAGGATCAATTTATGGCTCAAGCAATATAATTTAAGAGAAGTTCAATACAAAGCAGGATTTAGATATTTAAGAAGCCTGGAATATTTTAATCAAACCGAACTCGAAAACCTGAAACAGGAACTTGAAAAATACGTCTCTTAA
- a CDS encoding helix-turn-helix domain-containing protein, giving the protein MLNTSYSVIGKYERDEMIPSIGVAKNIAKILGTTVGYLLGETEEVNIFKDPAMLNRFNDIEKLDPENKNICFL; this is encoded by the coding sequence ATTTTAAATACTTCTTACTCTGTAATCGGAAAGTATGAACGTGATGAGATGATTCCTTCTATTGGGGTGGCTAAAAATATTGCTAAGATTTTAGGAACTACAGTTGGTTATCTTTTGGGAGAGACAGAAGAAGTAAATATTTTTAAAGATCCTGCAATGCTCAACCGTTTCAACGACATCGAAAAACTTGATCCTGAAAATAAAAACATTTGCTTTCTGTAG
- a CDS encoding CHC2 zinc finger domain-containing protein produces MHDDKTASLQVNLEKNFYKCHSCGKTGDVIQFIEDYEKLTKHEAIKKAQSLISSEMSIIKNPTKEKIIICPTRTF; encoded by the coding sequence ATGCACGATGATAAAACGGCAAGTCTTCAGGTGAATCTGGAAAAGAACTTTTACAAATGCCACAGTTGTGGAAAAACCGGCGATGTTATCCAGTTTATAGAAGATTACGAAAAGCTAACGAAACATGAAGCGATAAAGAAAGCACAAAGTTTAATCAGTTCTGAAATGTCAATTATAAAAAATCCTACAAAAGAAAAAATAATCATTTGTCCGACACGGACTTTTTAG
- a CDS encoding toprim domain-containing protein: MRGNYFCFDNDDAGKKAVKKYAEELRVTKYQR, encoded by the coding sequence ATTAGAGGAAATTATTTTTGTTTTGATAATGACGATGCAGGAAAGAAAGCCGTTAAGAAATATGCAGAAGAATTAAGAGTTACAAAGTATCAACGGTAG
- a CDS encoding tyrosine-type recombinase/integrase produces the protein MENFKRYLELRNYQKRNVIKILSMVQEYRNYIERGNLPTEYINYLKQRKHKTQPHKNLNVSTINNHLFALKIYKNYQKEILQKETNLIICRSFKTDLATIEVLSPEEVQILFESTINTRDKAVLASLYYLGLRIGEAAELLFEDVDLKDGKVLVRKSKTGYQREVPIHSKATEIFEEYLKIREHKGDCFLQGQKGNLTPSGIEFIIEKLAKKSKIKRESIHIYYDTVLLLIY, from the coding sequence ATGGAAAACTTCAAGAGATATTTAGAACTCAGGAATTATCAGAAAAGGAATGTTATCAAGATTTTATCAATGGTTCAGGAGTATAGAAATTATATAGAAAGAGGAAATCTTCCAACAGAATATATTAATTATTTAAAGCAGAGAAAACACAAAACTCAACCTCATAAAAACCTTAATGTAAGTACCATAAACAATCATCTTTTTGCACTTAAAATCTATAAAAATTATCAGAAAGAAATCCTGCAGAAAGAAACGAATCTTATCATCTGCAGAAGTTTTAAAACTGATCTTGCAACAATAGAAGTCCTTAGTCCGGAGGAAGTACAGATCCTATTTGAAAGTACGATAAATACAAGAGATAAAGCTGTTTTAGCAAGCTTATATTATTTAGGATTAAGAATCGGAGAAGCCGCCGAATTACTATTCGAAGATGTAGATTTAAAAGACGGAAAAGTTCTGGTAAGAAAATCGAAAACAGGATATCAGAGAGAAGTTCCCATACACAGCAAAGCAACAGAAATTTTTGAAGAATATCTAAAAATAAGAGAGCATAAAGGAGATTGTTTTTTACAAGGGCAAAAAGGAAATTTAACCCCTTCAGGAATAGAATTTATTATAGAAAAGCTCGCCAAAAAAAGTAAAATAAAAAGAGAATCTATCCACATTTATTACGACACAGTATTGCTACTCATTTATTAA